The Punica granatum isolate Tunisia-2019 chromosome 4, ASM765513v2, whole genome shotgun sequence sequence CAAGGACTCCACAGGTATCGAGGACAAGGAACTGAGGAGAACTTTGCAGTCCCTTGCATGTGGAAAAGTGAGGGTCCTCCAAAAGGTAGGTTGTCCAAATCATATTTGATGTGTATATAATCTATTGAGCTGGTGAAATCAATTGTTCGTTATCACTTCTACTCAACTGAGCTTCTGCATTTCCTCCTTTCAGGTGCCAAAAGGCAGGGATGTGGAGGACGGTGATTATTTTGAGTTTAATGAAGCTTTCAGTGCTCCTCTTTATCGAATAAAGGTACTCTGTTTTGATCTGCAATTGAATAGATATTTTAAGTGCATGCGCTCATTTGACAGTTTGAAGTTTACATTTTTGGTTAATGGGATTTGCAGGTTAATGCCATTCAGATGAAGGAAACTGTTGAGGAGAACACGAGCACTACTGAGAGAGTGTTCCAGGACCGCCAATATCAGGTCTGCCTTCCAAACCCTTTCCATCTCCCTTGCATTACAAGGCTCTGATTTCGGGTACACCCCAGCTGGGAAAGACGAGCTTTGTCAGATAAAAAGTGATTATACAAGTGCAGTAATGTTGTTGCTTCGCTCGTGTTACAGGTTGATGCTGCCATTGTTCGGATCATGAAGACGCGTAAAGTGCTGAGTCACACCCTTCTCATCACCGAACTATTTCAACAGGTAAATAAGATAAATGTACGCCATGTAGATTCTCTATTAATAAGTTAATATTCTACGGCAGAGACCACTGACAGTTTGCCGCCTTTGTTTTGGTTGGGGGTTTGGGGGGGAGCAGCTGAAGTTCCCGATAAAGCCGGCTGATCTGAAGAAGAGGATAGAGAGCCTGATCGACAGGGAGTACCTGGAGCGGGACAAGAACAACCCGCAAATATACAACTACCTTGCGTAAAACCAATGTCATGTTACtgtaaaaaaagaagacagAACATTTCGAAGGGAATTTAGGAAAACAATTCCTCCTTGGGCAGTCTTTAAGAATGTCTATGATTTTCTGTTTACTTGATCCTACTTTCCTCAGTTTAATGTACAGTAAAGAAGTCCATAGTTGTCGCCATTTTGAGTTTCGGTTCGTATTTTGCACTGACTGGACTTTGTAATAGCGAGGAAGCATATTTTCTCTCACCTAGGAGATAGATGGCTCTTCTCAGATCCATGGATACCACATTTGCTGAGTCGTCTCATCGGACAATTTCCGACCCAAGGCCTTGCTTGTTACGTCGCAAAGGAGCAAAGTGCAGTGAGATTACGATATTAGAATTTTGGGTTTCGAATTTCTCTTCATGCGGTGAATGTTAAGGTGGAATGGATATCCACGCATGaagtttgaaaatttgatatgCTTACACTGTTCCTCTTGAGAATCTATTTCTAGAAATGCAACAAATCTGGATACAACTCAAATTTTGGACAAAATCTAAAGCTCTTGCAGGATGCGGCGGTCCGATTTTGACGACGAACTTGTATATGCTTAAGGTTTTATCTTTGAAACTTATTTCCAAACTATTGTAATAATCCTCTATGAGTCGCCCCTTCTGCCTCTATGATCGACTGtcataatctttttttaatccGCGATTCAAACAAATAGTAAGTTTGTAAGGGTTTACTCTGAAACAAATTGCATATCCACGACACTTTCATTTTTCAGACTAGATATTTGAAACATAGTCAGTATAAGTCAACATCCAAGTAGGGTTGATTTCAGCCTGTTTTTACAAGTGAATTTTCGAAAATTTATATCAACatttttaggaaaaattacataaaatagTACGAACTTTGTACTTTGTTATCACGTTTAGCATCCATTAGGTCCTCCATTAATTCTAATAGGATGAGCTCGCAGCACTTGTTGATAACACATGGCGCACGAATATTGGTTAAGTGAGTCCCACAtaaattgtattattaaaaatcattatgaaaaagtttaaaaaattgaaaaaggaaagaagggGAGGGGGTTGGCGGGGGTTTAGTCGATGGCCACCACCCGCAATCTGGCTGGTCACTACTATGGTGGTCGGTGAGTCCAATTGGAGGGCAGTGGCCACCGATGAGACCTCATCGTTCGGAATTGAGGGAACCGTAATTTTGATACTGAATGTGATTGTTTATGTAGActctgcttttttttttttttatgtagtcttcaaaaatttttatgtattttctttttctaatttcgATACGGAAAAAGGTGATTATTACAAGATTTTGGTGggcacattaaaaaaaaaaaatcaaccaaATGTTTGATCACTTCATATTGTccaaaaattaaagaagaaaaagggagaAGGAAATTCGACATCCAACAGAGAACGCATCTCCGGTCTGATCTTCCATTCCCTTTACAACTTCGATCGGAAGTATTCACAAAACATTGAACACGCACAATCCATAGACAAATCTGGCTAGAGAATCAAATCGGAGGCCGAAGGGATGGAGGATGGATCAGATGGCGGCGGCCTTGGCCGAGGCTGTTGAAGCAGAGGGCGGATCCTCAGCCGTCGGACCCGAACCTTCGGGTTCGGCAATGAGAGGCGCGCGGGCTCCGGCGCGGTTCTCTTCGTCGTCGGGATCGTAGTCCGGGTTCAGTGATCGGTCGATGGCTTCCCGGCCTCTCTCGAGGCAGGGCTTGCAGGCGATCTCTATGGCGATCCAGCCCAGCACCACCCCCGCGATCGCTATCAGCGCGCTCGTGATTGCCGCCATCTGTGTCCTCCAACGGCGATCTGAGACggagaagacgaagaagaacgGAGAAGCTGCAGCCCCCCTGATAACTTTTGCAGCGACAAGAAAAACCTCCGATGCCGTTGGAGAGGATTTGTTGACTTCTGAAATTTCGTTTTGGCCCCTAAAGTTTAGctttccgacaattccactcCCCAGAATTTACGACACGTTAAATCGTATTTCAACTTTTACGCATCGATTACTCGTAACTAAAAAGAGATATGACAGATTGAGTTATTTAATGTCGTCTTTTGAGGAACGATGGGTCGTGGAATATAGGCGTTCCTTTACAAAAAAAAGGGGTTGATACATGACTAACGGAGAAAGTCCCCACCAACAATTATCCTGATTTTCCCAATATCTCATTCTTCATGTGTAGCAATCTGGTCTGAAATGGACACACTGTCAAACTTCAGGGTGTAAAAGTGGAATTTCACTCATGGCCAAATGGGCTGGGCTAAATTGACGTTGAACGGGCCTGAATGAGAAATTAGGCCCACAAAGCTGAGCTTGAGGAATTAGTCCAAACTCAGCCCAATACTCACATCTTTTCTTCAAAAAAAACCCAACCTATCTAATGCAGTAGTACACATTTTCGCTTACGAGGTTGCAGTTTGATTCTTGTTAAAACTACATGGACCtctttatttttgtattgAGCCCTTCGATCTCACTTCCGAGAATCATCAGCAGACCACACAACAGATGTTCAGGCTCCTCTGTCCCGACTACGAGCCGTATTCTCCCGACTCCCAGCGAGAAAGTACCACAACTCATGAACTTATCATATGGGAGGACCCGTCTCGCTAGCTACAGCTTCTTAACTCCGCTCTCACCCATTTGATCACCCCAAAATGTAATTTTTAGGTTACAACTGATCAGAATCAGTGGGAGATGAGTCTGAACAGACCCAATTTGCAGTTCTTAATTGCTGCGGAGGTAGACATGGGTtcgcttttctttcttcttgctGAAGTAACAAGGACTTACTAAAATGCAGCTTTGATGTTTTTATTTTGACAGATTTCTCATGCAAATAATTcaaatgaacatatatatatatatatatatattatattataaagatATGATACCTGTTGGTAATTGATCAACCAACCAGGATGGAGCAGAAATGTCCTAAAACCATCATCTTATAGGACTCCTAAACCTTAACACCATATCAGCATCAAACCGAGAGGACGAAATTGCAGAACATTTAAATCACAAAAACAACCAGACAGAAGGCCGGTTGTTTCAATCTCAAACAGAACACtcgagaaaaaagaaatagacacatatatatgtaaatgttTGTTTTTGCATATGTATGGCATGAAAGGTATAAGTAAAGGGTAAAACAAGGATGCCCTTTGCAGCTTATATGAATCGTTGCACATGGAACTGTAACAGCAAGAGCAACTCTTACAGCCTTTACAATCCCTTCTCGATTCTACAGTTCATTCCAATAACACGCACTAAACTCATGAAGATGTTAACGTAATATGATATATTGTGACATCATGAAACGTTAAGCAAAGAGGACCTGAGAGCTTGAGGGAGTGAGATCGGAGAAGTTCTCAGGGGCGTCCACCACGTGCCAGCGGATCGAGAACTTCCACTTCCTCTCGCAGCTTTCCTCAGGCCTCACCCTCGAGACCTGGCCAACTGCGACATTCAGGTTCCGACCCACGACGTAGATGTTACTGTCATAGGCACTAACGGCGAAGGGCTTGCAGATCTGTTCAGGCAGAGGAGGCCCTTCTATTGTATCCCAGGAATCAGAGTTCGAGTCATACACCTTAAGTTTCATCCTCTCGAGTTCTGAGACCACGAACAAGTGGCCCTGAACTACGACACTGGAACCTGTCCATCCTTCTCGGAGGCCGACGGACATGCTCTCCCAACAGTCTGTTTTCGGGTCGTAGACTTGTCCTCTAGGAGACACATAAAATGGCCACAGCCACCCTTCCGTCACGAGAAGCTTCCCATTGAGGACCGCAGCATCATATGAAGCCATATTAGTTCCCATATTCGCAATTGGGCTCCAGTGGCCCTTCACTGGGTCGAGAACTTCTGCTGAGTCAAGTTCAAACAAATTTGTGCTATTCCCTCCCGCTGCATAAACCATCCCATCAATAACCCCACTGGCGAAAAAAGATCTCGGCGTAATCATCTTGTTCATAACAGTCCAACGGTTTCTTTGCATCTCGTACTTTAGCACCAAATCGAGAGGGCAATCCACGTCCGAAACCATGCCCCCACAGACGAAAAGGGTGCCCTCATGAGGAATAGAAACACACCTAAACCCATGCGGGCAGACCTTGTCCTTGCAGGGCATTGAAGGAATAGTATGCCATGAGAAATTAGTTAGGTCAAGAACCTGCCACTGAATCTTCCCTGTACACTTGTGGAAGGCAAATACAAAGAGCCAGGGGTCCTTGAACCCTAATTCCTTCCTTCGGTTAAAGAACCTCTCTTTGTTACCAAGAAGCAAGTGCCATCGCTTGCAGACGGCTCGGCAGGCTGTGTGGCTCTGGATGGGGACCCGCAGGAGGCAGTTCAGGGCTACATCATCAGGAAGTCCCGGGATCAGGGGTTCCCCTCTGAGGGACCATTCCAACTCCGAGGAAGCGTTGAACAGAGAGGACTGAATGACGGCTAACCTAAACTTTGGGGACAGAGTCATCTGGGAATCGCCAAGTTTATGTACAGGAGCTTGCTTGGACGATAATCGAACCCGTTGCATCTCGACAAAAACCCTTCCGCAAGAGCGCTAAGAACCCCCTCGATGATTCCCAATCTGTGCAATTCCTTTCTGCCTATGTTATGCCACCCCAATAACACCAGTAGAACCAGAGCCCGGTGAAAAGCAAAGAATATGTTCCAAATTCCGAGCCACTTATCCTTTCACGTTTCCGAAGCTCATAAAGGAATTATGAAGAAAGGCAACCAACTCCTatcccctccctccctccctctctatCCCTCCACAAAATTGTCAACAATCCAACCCCACAAGATATTTGGCACATACAGACCTATTCTATACACTACATCTACTTTAAAAAACCACAACTTTATCCCAAATTGATATTCCAAAAGCTGTCAAAGCCTTATCGCACCGATCAACATAGCAAACAACGCAGACACTCGTTCACACTAAGCAATCGGTGAACCGTACACCCCAAACTGCTAATCCTTCAATCCTTGTCAGACTGATCAAAAGAGCCCCAGAAAACACTAACAGACAAGATTCGACCATCAATCAAGAACATGAAGCAGCCAAACTGAAGCATCGCACGCAGTCATCCAACTGTACTGTACGGTGCCGGAGCAGAACACAAGAATTCAAGAAAGACGGCGGCGGCCCACAGAAAGAACTGTGTGGCAGAGCTGAAAAAAACCCAACAAGTGAGAGAGCTTAAAGAACTCACAAAAGGGCCTCTCTACAGCGCTTCGGGTGTTGTAATGTTGTTTGCCTGCAAAGAGAAGCAAGCCGAAATGGGAGAAAAAGACCAGATTTTTCTTTGTGGGGGGACCCCGGCCGAGGAAAGGAGTGATATTAGTTACGGTACTGCAGAACAAACACGGGTTCATGATTCTGGCGAGAATGGTGTTCCAAGTGCTGAGGCTGCGCGTGGGACGCGTGTCCTCTGGTAGGGCGGCTATGTCAGAGTTTGTCCTTTGTTGGGTCCTCGAGGATGGCGCTCACGCGCCGGGGTCGCGAGTGGGTCTCGCTTCCGTGAGCTTCTTCGTCACTCTTGAAAAGGATAAGGAGATGATTAAAAGGGAGAGGAAAGGATTAACGGTAGAGAATTTCCGTAATTTGAGATGATTATGATGACATAGGACAGCCTAGTTGGAATCActaataatttttacaaagaaaagaaaaaagaaaaaaaaaacacgacCTCCAGTTGGTGttttaaatgaataataaCCTTTATCTTGTGGAtcaaaaattcattaaaaactTCTCGTGATAAATCAAGAGTTCTTTGTCCGAATGAACTAGTGAATACGAGACTAAGACAAATGCGAATGTGTTATGCACCATTCCGACAGACTCATAATGACAAATTCAGTCGTTGCTTTTAGAACTTGAGTTTTTAGTTCATGCAACAATTTCTCGATAAAAAGAGAAGTTGAGGATCGACATTTTAATGTAATGTTGTCGTTTAACCTAATGAAGGATGAAACGTCAATTAGCTGATGAAAATAAATACATGAAAGCAACGAATACAAAGATAGAGAGGGACGGTTTGGTGCAATGGGAAGTCATTGTTTGTAAGAGCCATGCCTCAAGACTGGAATTGAATATTTCAGAAGCATGGTAATCGCGGACTGTCGATTCAACAGCATACTATACgatataatgaaatatctGCTATGAAATAATGTAACACGATTGAGATGAAATGGAAAAATGGAATGAAGCCACAATGTAAAATACCGTTCTGACTTTGCATAAGAATTCTGCTCTTAAGCATGTACATTTCTTCTGATTAAACATGACATCGCCATCTTTTTGGAATCTCTCCGCTATGAATTTATTGCAAAGCATCGAGGCTTCCCGCACACATTAGTCGAGAACATTTCAATGCAGATCTCTAGGCCATCGAGGCTATATAGGCATCATTTCTTCTGCTATCTCTCAGCCTTCTGCAACAAGGTGCGGAATACGTTCAGGCTGCAAGAGGCCCTTTCCCACTTAGATAGCAATGGACTACGAGATTCCGTATTGTAGGGCACCTTCCATATCCCGAACAATCTAGACTTGAACCATCTTCTTACCTCCTTCAATAGAAAAAAACGACTCAATCATCGAAAACAACAGCTTGCCCGCAACAAGACACAGATAGTGCAGGACGAAGAGTAAAGATCTGAGGTGTCAAACAAGTCAAAGACAATTCATTAGAATAATATGAAGTTGTCACCAAACCAATCCTTTGATTGCATGCATTACTTACCTTATAAGCTCTGCTTGGTCTTGTTCAACTGCAATAACCAACTCTCCTTCAAAACACCAATTCCGATACATTTAATTTGGGAATGTCATAGTCTCatagacattttttttttcaacctGTCATGGTATATTTGGAGAACCGGAGAATGTTACGATATGAATCCTGATTGGCTTATACAGGATCACAGAATGTCCGGCCTACAGTCCAAACTAGCCTGATTCACGAATGGTCTGAACAGAACATTTCTAACTCTCTCTAATAAACGTGTTCTATTTCGAAATCTTCTCAGGCCATAGGATCAACAGCAGGAGTAATGCCTACTATTGATCTGAACCAAACCCATCTCAGTTCCGTGCGGAACTGCAGAGGAACCGGATCCTAAAGTTGTTTATTCTGTAAGCTTTTCTATATGCACTCCTCTTTCAGAAGAGAGGATCTTCCATCTCTCATCCTTTTGTAGTAAAAGAACGATAGATtcttacacacacacacacacacacacatacataaaGAGGCACTATCGGATCCCGATTCCTCAACATTTTCTCCATTGAGGTAATAGCCATAGAACACTGGACTTCCCAAATCTCAGATGAGTAAAGACTGCTCTGCCGAAATTTGACTCAAGGACGATGAATGACCAAGTTGTCAGGTCCTACATATGACGTGGCAATACTTGAAATCCTGTGTGAATCAACGTCTTAGGATGTGAACCACATACCAAAAACGTAGCAATTGAAGTTTTCAAACAGCACCAGCAAAGAAGTTTGTCATGCATATCCGAGTATTAGTATCATTCTTGCACAAAGTAGTAAGATGTATCAAGCTTCTCTATTTTATTTCTGCATATCTACTAAGATCAGCACGGATGGATTTCAGACCTCAAGAATTTACTGCACCCTCATCTTACTTATCCTAATTGTTTGAAGCAGGGGAAACGTGTCATCAGTTCAATTCTGCAAGTGCTGAAAACTCAATATCACTATGTAATAACTTCTcactaaagaataaaaaataaggatATAACCTGGGATTGATATATCGCACCAGTCACTACTGTAGATAATGCAGGATCCGAGAGACGATCTCAAGAAATGGCTGAAATACAAAGAGGCTTTCTTGTTGCTATTGCCACTTTGCATTTACATGGTCAGTGGGACTTCCCCGGCTCCAGCAGAAACTTCCGACACCAAAGGCTCATGTAGAGGGAGCGGAACCTTGACCTGCAAGCGCAGATCTACTTCTATGATCACTGCATACAATTTAGTCAATATGCTCACCCAGCATGAGAGCAAAGGGCATTAGTTTTACGATTAATTGGTGTCACACAAAAACATGCAAATTTCAACATTATATGTCATAACACTAGAAAAAGCAAAGTCACTTCACCTAGTAAGCCAATCTACAACTACCACTTTAACCATATAATTGTAAAGAAGCAGAAAAAATTTATGCACACTACAGAAGCACTAGCATACGTAACGGAAGTACAGTCCTGTGTTATCAAGAAAATATGGTCAAAGAAGCCCCCAAATATCATGCAACATGTGATCAAGCAATGAAGCCAACCATAAAGTTCCATAGCTTTAAACTCTGCACAAAATTTTCACTGCTAGACGAGGGTCAGAAAAAATCAAGGCTATCGTGGGATCATGATTGTGGATCGCAAGATAGTTTAAAATGACTCTACTAACAATGATACATCTTTAGAGGGGACGACTGTATGTGAACATCCAAAAAGAATTACaagtggataagaaaaggaacATGAATGGAGAAAAGTACTAATAACCTGCCACTCTTATTAACCAGCAGCTCTtcacatgatatatatatatatatatatacagaaatATCTGCCAAATAGTACAGTGGATATGCAATCGAGCTTCAATGGAAATGAACTCTGAACCAGCAAAGATCGTGACAAAACTTTCAGTGACATCTACAGCTACCTTTCATTACCGGagtattgaaaatttatagaATCAAGACTGTTATTTACTCTTTTAACTGGTAACAGAAGCAGCAATGTAATTCACTCTCAATTTTCCAGATAAGAACAAAATGAACATTGGAAATGAATCCTTGAACCCAGAGTCTCTTCCAGAAACATGATTACTCCATTCATTGATGAATCAATTGCATGCTAGATATGAGCTCTAGTCAATTATAGATGTTTTCCCTAGAAACAGAGGAAAACACTAGAAATTTTATGCTTTTAACATTATCAATATATCCTCAAATGAGTCTAAAGATCACAACTAAACAAGTATTACTACAGGTGCAACGACAACATATCCATAAAGTTATTCTTGAGCTATCAAAGCTCTTATTCAAGAAACGGAAAGCTACAGTACTAGAGGTGCAACAACAAATCAAGATCTGTTAGGTCTTCCTCCTTGCCAGAAGCAGAAGAAACCCCCGGCACACCAAGGACCAAGTCCAATTCTGGTGCAGGTAAGGAGCCACCAGGCTTAGGTGGACTGTTTGAGCCGCAGGCTATCGGATTCTCCAAGGAACCCTTCATTTCAGATGTCTTCAGCATTGAGGCCCTGAGGGAGTAATTCCCATGGTTGCAGTTTCCATGTACAGTGCATTTCATAGGGTGCAGCCCAACTTCATGTTGATGAGGGGCAAGACTTTGATTAAGACCTGAAGGTGGAGACAAAGGGCGCACTCCAAATTGATAAGGGCCAAGACTTTGATGAAGACCTAAAGGTggagactccataaggataaATTCCTTCAACATGTATAGGAGAACTGGGATAAGACCAGGACAGGGCTCAGTCACTGCAGGGGCAAGCTGAGGCAGGTCACCATGATTGTAAGCAAAAGGGTTTGCAGAATCAATAGATCTGAATGATGGCACCCCATGACTGGGAAGCAAGGAGTTAACATATAAAGAGGGGAAGGGAAGAGCTATCTCCACAAAAATAACCCCCTACAGCCACTGAGTTATTGGGTGAAGCAGCAAAAGAGGTTGAGGAGAACTGACTAGCATGGCAAATGCTGCCACTGCTGCTACCATATGAAAGGTTTTGGAACATGAACGACATTTTTTCAGTAGGTTCTTGACGATTCTCAGGTATGCTGCTTGAACTTTAGGGGGCACTTTCAGAGAAATCTGAAGAGGATGATCCCTTCATGAAGAAAGTTCGACCAGTGATTCTTGCTGTTGCTGAACGTCCAATTGGGTTGCACGGGAGTGCAAGGACAGTAGAACGAGCATTAGAGGAACTACCGGAAAGGGAGAGAGCTCTCCTGCTATTTGCTGACTTGAGTTTATCGCCACGATTAACCCTAACATGGGCTCCAAGAGCAGATTGGTccctgaaattttttttgtagtaACTGCACAAAGCGCGACTGCAGGACTTACCATCGTTTCCTTTACTAGGAGCCAAGAGGAAGTTCATGGCTGAAAGCGGAATTAGAACCTCAAAAGCTTGCTTTCAAGAGAAATTTTGTATATGGAGAGAATGGAAAAGAAATCTGCAATGAGGAACCCGTTTCTACAgcttttataatttctaaaGTGGGAGATAGGTTAAAAATAATAAGGCAAAAGACAAAtaacaattaatattttactgAAGAGGGAAAACAGAAGGGGCACAAATGGGAAAAAGTTGAGTGGAAACGCGCCATGCAAAACAGCATTGAAGTAGATACTCTTTTATAATCTGTACCaggaaaaaaccataaatgcACACAAAGAagaatcaatttttaaaatcccGCCTTTACCATTAAAACCATTTATTTTTCACAAGCCCAAAAAGGATTTTTGTAATAGACCATTTTCCGTTTCTCAAAAGTAACTCTAAGCATTACCTTGGTATTTCCGTCTACCTATGGATGATCACAAACCAGTAATGTGGCACTACACAAGCAACACGTGGACACGGGTTAGGTCGACAAACACAAACACTCTTCCCAGGCTAAACGCGGCAGTAGACGACATTACAATCTAGGCGAAAAAAAGGCCTAGAACTGCAATCATTCAATTAGGAATTCATCATCACCATATAAATATGAAAGGATTTAGTTCGCGCAATCATGAATAAAATCAACATGCAGAGAGAAAAAGGATAAAAGTGGGGAACAGCATTGGAGAGACAAAATGCCTATAAGATCTTGTGAAGGAATATGCTAAACTAATTAGATAATGTATTATCAGATAAGTTCAAATTATATACTCTTCTGAGCCATAATGTACGTATTATGATCTTACCTTGCCCTGATCATTCAAGTCATACCTGTCCTTGGACCATAAATTCCTAGAAGCTGTAAAATACTAATAAAATACCACGGACATGCTGGAAGAAATAGAGTGCTTCTCTAAGCAGAATAAGGGGAAAATGAAATTTGCAGATGTAACACATCCCCTTGTTTCATTTGCCTAGCAAAcggagaaaaaataaaatcttccaGCCGCTTTGAGTTAGACAACCAAAGCATGAAGATATTCCAAAAGAATTGACATAGACTAAGTAGCACCGGCTAAAATAATACCACAATGCACACAATCATACAGCATCAGGAAAATGCAATATCTTTTGGGGTCAGAAGTCCCCCGAAGATATTGATACCAACAAATTCCTTACTCATAAATTCAATTATCTTAACAATCAACCAGGTGATTTATTGCTCGCCAAAATCTGATGGACCGTCTTCAAATTTGCAGATCTGTCAAGATTATAATCTCTATCGTGAGATACCAACCCTCATAGAAACTTCAATACCCTATGATGTACTTTAAGTTTCATTGAACTCTCTTGGCAGATCATATTTCTATAATAAAGACAACTAACAGCATAAGCAGCAATAAATAAGCTGGGGGGCAGTCACAACCCAAACTTCCCAATAAACAGTGCTTCACTAAATGCATAATTTTAGCAGTCCCACTGATAGAggcatatttataatttaaaaaaaaggctctaaaacttatatatataactccATCAGATCCTAACCAATAAAGAAAGCAAAAAATACTTTTGGAAGATCCAGTTAGTCAAGTTAAGTTCTTGATTATAACTGACCGGCCAAAAACAACAATTAGCAAGCATTCAGTGGCAATTATTGTTAGCAAATCTGAGAAATTTTCCAATTATACACTGCAATAAAGTAGACTGTGTTAAGAACATCAATATACATTCCCCTAAATCAATGTCTATTTAATCCAAGAATCTTTAATGAAAAACTG is a genomic window containing:
- the LOC116204999 gene encoding F-box/kelch-repeat protein At1g30090, with amino-acid sequence MQRVRLSSKQAPVHKLGDSQMTLSPKFRLAVIQSSLFNASSELEWSLRGEPLIPGLPDDVALNCLLRVPIQSHTACRAVCKRWHLLLGNKERFFNRRKELGFKDPWLFVFAFHKCTGKIQWQVLDLTNFSWHTIPSMPCKDKVCPHGFRCVSIPHEGTLFVCGGMVSDVDCPLDLVLKYEMQRNRWTVMNKMITPRSFFASGVIDGMVYAAGGNSTNLFELDSAEVLDPVKGHWSPIANMGTNMASYDAAVLNGKLLVTEGWLWPFYVSPRGQVYDPKTDCWESMSVGLREGWTGSSVVVQGHLFVVSELERMKLKVYDSNSDSWDTIEGPPLPEQICKPFAVSAYDSNIYVVGRNLNVAVGQVSRVRPEESCERKWKFSIRWHVVDAPENFSDLTPSSSQVLFA
- the LOC116205000 gene encoding outer envelope membrane protein 7 translates to MAAITSALIAIAGVVLGWIAIEIACKPCLERGREAIDRSLNPDYDPDDEENRAGARAPLIAEPEGSGPTAEDPPSASTASAKAAAI